In Caulobacter sp. X, the sequence CCGGCAAGGCTATCGGCTCGGCGAAGGACAATGGCGCGATCCACTCGATCGCCACCATGATGACGGCGGAGCGGAGTGGCTGGACCGTCGCCAACGACAGCCTGGCGCGGGGTCAGTCCCTCATCGCGACGGCTTCGGCGGGTTTAGACGCTGTCTCGGATCTCTTGCGGAAGGCGCGAGAGAAAGCGGTTGCGTATCGCGACACATCGCTAAGCACACAAGCAAAGGCAGCGATACGCGCGGACATCGAGGCTCTGCTACGCCAGATCGACCGCACGGCGCTGCGAACGGAGTTCGATGGCAAGAAGCCGTTGGCGGATACCCTGACGCCGACCACGGTGACGCAAACGACCACCACCTACACGACGGTGACTTCACCCTATACCCCGCCTGCAATGTCTAACCTCGTCGGTTACACGTCTGGCTCTGGCAGTCGGACATTCGCAGTGAACGGCGGCGCAGCGGCAGGTCGGATCGACCTTGATATTGATACTTACAGCGCCCTGGATGTCGTCGAGGTATGGCAAGGGGCGCAACGCGTAGCCGCGACAGGCCAGCCCTATGTGTCTGGCGGGGCGGCGGTCGGGCCTGGGGCTCCAGTTACCTATCAAAATGTTCTCAGCTTCGATTATGACCCTGCCAACGGACAGTCGTTAGAATTTCGCTTTAACGAGAATTTCGGCGGTTCCGGGTGGCAGATTAATAACGTCGTTCTGACACCGACCGATCCACTCCCCACGCCGACCACGACGACCACCACCACATCGGTTCTGGCATCGGTCGCGACCAACTATGAGTTCGTCAGGTCTTCGATCGGCGACCTCGAAGGCGTCGCTGCGCGCCCCATGACGCTGAACGCCTTGAAGCTCGACGCGATCGACTGGAATGAGCCCGCCCAACTGTTCAGCAGTCTCGACGCTGCCCTCGGACAGGCCGTGGAAGCCGCAACCTACTACGGCGAGCGCGCGAGTTCGTTCGATCGCCTTATCGAACAAAACGGACGCCTCGCCGACGCTTTAGAGACCGGTGTCGGAAACCTCGTTGACGCCGATTTGGGCCGAGAAAGTGCGAAGCTTCAAGCTGGGCAGATCAAGGAAAGCGTCGCGACGAAAGCGCTCGCGATCGCGAACGCGGCGCCTCAATGGATACTGTCCCTTTTCAAAGGTTGAGCGCGTTACCAGCAGGCTTTCCAGCTAACCGATAGATGCTGGCCGGCGAACAGCCAAGGCGCTCCGCGATCGACCGCGCCGACATCCCGTCCAAGCTCATGCGCTTCACCGCGTTCCTATCAATGGAAGCCTTCCGTCCGCGATAGACACCCTTTGCTTTGGCGTTCTCGATGCCCTCCCGTTGCCGTTCCTGGCGAATGTCCAGCTCGAACTCAGCGACGGCAGCCAAGATGCCGAGCATCAGTTTGCCGTGGGTGGTCGTGGTGTCGATCCCGCCCTGTTGGAGGCATCGGAAGCCAACACCCTTGGCGGTCAGTTGCTCGACGGTGCGGTGAAGGTCGGCGGCGCTCCGGGCGAAGCGGTCGAGGCGCGTGACCACGAACGTGTCGCCCTCGCGGCAAAAATCCAGGGCGCGTTGCAGCTCGGGCCGATTGGCCGCCCTCTTGCCGCTGCGCTGTTCGCTGAAGACCTTCTCGACCCCGGCTTGGGCGAGTTGATCCAGCTGAACTTCAAGAGATTGTTCGGTGGTGCTGACGCGGGCGTAACCGACGAGCATGGCCTTCTCCTTTGGGTCTAAGGCCATTCGCGATTGTGTCTTATAGGGCGGAAATCAACCTAATTAAGACGCCTAGCAGGGCGTCGGCAGGCGTCGCGTATGGGTGTAGTCTAATGCGACACGCCCCGCATCTGCATACAAGGTGAGGATGGCGGCTATATCGACTATGTTGAGCGAATCGCGCCAAGTTCGAGGCGCGGGAAGGCCGCCACAACGATAAGGTGGCCCGCACCGCAGGCTTACAAGCAGCGGGAATGAGCCATTCGACATTAATTCTCCGGCTCAGCGCCGCGCGGCAGGCAGGCGGCGGCCAGGCGTGCCTTGAGCCGGTCACTATGCGACAGGTCGATGGAGAACAGCTCCAAGCGATCAGAGCTGGAGTTGACGGCGTAATTTCCGATCAACCCTTCTTCGCATCCAGTTTCGCGATGATGCGGATAGAGAAGGGTGAGCTTGCCGCACTGATAGAGGCGGCCATAGGCCATCATCTGGTAGACGTCGGCTTGAGACACGCCGCGTTTTGGATCGTCGATCCGCCCCGTGATCCGCTTCCATTTGGTGTCGATCACCTGCAGCACGGCGTCGCCGCGCTTAATGAGGATATCCGGGCGGGTCTGAAAGATCTGGCGTCGGTCCTCGTCTTCGAGGCAATAAAGCCGACCGCCTTGGCTGACTACGCGAAGGTCTGTGTGGGACAGCGCACTCCTGAGCATGCGCGCGACATACTCCTCAAACAGCGTATTCATCTCAAACATCAGCGAGAAGCCTTCGCTACCGCCGCCCGAGGTAGTTTGAAAGCGTTCACCTAGCAGTAGACGCGCGAGGTTCAGCAGTTCGCGCCAGCGCTCATTTGTGCGGTCCAGCACCACATCGCGCCAGCGCAGAGCTGGCACGGGGACAGGCGCAATATCTGCATAGGCAAATGCCAGTTCGCGCAGGCGGTGCTGATTGTCAGGGGTGCGTGCGATGCGGGAAAGCCGCGTGATCGCCGCCTTCATGATGCGATTGAGCGCGATGTCCGGCGTCAGCGCATCGTAGCGGCATGCGAGCCGCGACGGGGCGACCGCCAGTGTCGTGAACTGGCGCGTGACATTCAGTCGCCCACGTAACACCGGCAGATCGTCGGCATGTTCGACGTAGCGACGCGGTATTCCTTGTCGCACCGCATCGACCAACTTTTCTGAGAATAGCCGGACCAGTATCTCCAGCATTGTCTCGCGCTGCCAGTCGAGCGCGGTGATCTGCCCCGCTTCAATCTTCAGGTCGAGCGCAACCGCGAGCATATGGACGAGACGGCGACGGATGTTGCCCGTAGCCCGGCCGCCTTCCTCGCCGGGTACGTCGATCTTGGGCAAGATCTCTAGGGTACAGCCGCTGGCGGCAATGACGCCGACGACGCCGCGAGCGCGAATTGCCTTGCGGCCATGCTCAAGGATGCCGCCGCGACGAGAGGCGAGCGGCGATGCGGACGCAACCGCCGCGATCCGCTCTGCGGCAAGCACCGGAATCTCGTCCGCCGCATCGCCGTAGCGGATGCTCTCCCATTCAAGAAGCGTTCGGCGGATCACGCCGAGGCGAATCCATCATAGGAGAATGTATCGCGAACACTCCAGCGATAGCGCGGGGCCACATCTTCATTGCCACCCAAGCCATGGGGTGCCTTCAATCTGCGGCGGTTGATGAAGCGGCCCTGGCGATCGCCTTCGCCGTCATCACCGTCGCCCAACACGGCGGCGACCTTCGCCCAATCCTCATAGAAATATTCAGCGAGCAGAGGGATCACTTTGTGCCGCATGACCGCATCCAAATCATCGCGCGTCTTGCAACCAATGAAATAAGCGTGACCGATCTGATGCTCCCGGTCAAAGAGATACTCGACCCGCTCATTGATAATAGCCAGCAGGGCCGCAACGTCGATGCCGTCAACTGTTCCCAACAATGAGGCATCAGGCATCAACTCGCGAAATTCGAACCGGCGGCGCAGCGCGGTATCGAGCAGCGCGATCGAACGATCGGCTGTATTCATGGTGCCGATGATATGTAGGTTGGCGGGGACGCCGAACACGTCGCCAGAATAGGGTAAGCGCACCTTGAGCGCGTTCGGCTGTCCGAGGCGCTTGTCGACCTCAAGCAGAGTAATAAGTTCGCCGAAGACCTTGGAGATGTTGGCCCGATTGATCTCATCGATAACCAGCACGAACGGTTCTGGGGCACCCGAACCTGTGTCTTGCTGGCTCGAAATATAGCGTTCAAGCGCCGGAATGTTCAGGTCGGCTTTGGTAAGCGCATAAATCGACTTCTGAGTGAAGCTGCGGGCGTATATCTCGCTAGTAGCCGCACCGGTTCGATCGACCCATAGCCAGCGGACGGCTCGTCGATGAGCGTAGCCGCCGCCCTTTCGCGGCTCAAACTGATAGTCACCCGTCACCTCGCCAATCGCCCGGAACAGGCGGTTACCCTTCGAGACGACGATTATATCGCCGCGCTTCACCTCGTTGCGGAAGATAAAGGGCATCTGCACGCGCCCGCTCAGGGCGTTGGGTTCGCCATCGTTAGCACCTGCTGTGCGGAGGGCGTCGATAATCGCTTCGCGATCCCCGAAGCGAGGGTTCGACCAGTCGATGTCTTCGAACCCCAGCAATGCGTAGCCGCCGTCGATTGCTTCTTCGAACAGATATGAATCGTCCGAATTGGCGACCTCACCGATCGACATCTTAAAGATTTTTCGGTCGGCGACCGAAAAGCTGACGCTACCTGTTCCGGTGCTGGTTTCCGCCCGGCGCGCTATGCGACGGAAGATGCCCAGCTCTGGCTTTAGCTCGAAGCCGGCCGCCCCGCCATCGGTGACCTGGGTAGGACGCAGCCCTTCGACAAAATCCTCATAGGCGGTGGATTGATGGAAAGTGACGAACTCGATCCGCCCGGTATCCGCAAGGCGATGATAAGCCGTCATCAACTCCTCGCGGTCGGCCGGGACGGGTTCACCGCAAAGGCGCACGGCTTCGGAGGCCGTAGCGTAGGTTTTACCTGTTCCAGGAGGGCCGAACAGGATGAGATTGGTGGGCTCAGCAGTCATGGGCACCACTTTCCTTTCAGCAAGCCATGACACAGGTTCGGCAACACTGCCGCTCGCCGGCACACCCAATTCCGCAGCGATCGCCGGATCGAGCTGGTAGCGGACAAGCTTCTGTTTGCCGTAGCCCACATAATTGGTCGGCCCCTTATTATCGATCCGCTTGACCCGTGCGAGCCGCCCCTCGACCAACATGGCGCGCGCGACTTCTGCGATGGTTTCTACGCGCTCGGCGTCGTTTGCTCGGTTCGATGTTCCGGGCCGCTGAATGTCATAGGTCGATATGCCCGATCCATGAGAAGTGCGGGTCGGCTGATAGCCCTGGCCCGACTTGTCGAAGAGCGTGAATGGCCGTGATGGCTTCTGCACCTCGTCAACTGGATCGAGGTTGAAACGGAATACTGTCGCCGAACTTTGGTGCGCACCGATCCTTTCCGGTGGGCTTAGATCCGCCATTTCGAGAAATTTGCGGCCGATGAGCGTCTGGCAGATGTTGGGCCACGCTTGGTTGAGCTTCAGCGCTTCATTGACGTTGCGCACAAGGACATCAACCTTACCGTCGCCACGCTCCCGACCAGGTTCTATGTAGTGCTCAAGTACATAGTGGCGAATACGATCGGCGTCCGTGTCGCCGTGGGGCTCACCATCAAGAAACTGACCATATTGCGCGAGCCAAGATCCCCAGCTCGACAACCGGTTATGCGGCCTCTCCGATCGAGGCATGAGAATGCGGAAATCCTCTCCGCCCGCAGTGAAGTCTTCACGCATCCTCTTCAAGCGAGCGCGCAGCTGCGCGAAGCGATCATCGGCCCAAGCCGCTTCAAGATCGGCATGAGGAGAGCCTAGCTCACTGAGCTTGTTCTGGATCGAACGAACCGCATACGTACGCGTGTTTCGCCCTGCCTCGGTATTGGCGCCTCGGTCTTCGAGCCACTTCTTGAACTCGACATCTCTCACACAATTGCCCCCCGTATCCTCTCCCGCATGTAGCCGATTGCATCCCTTGCGATGCGAGGGAAGTCCCGGCTCAGCAATGGGAAAAGATTTGTCTACTCTCGTTATGTCCACCGGCTACGACAAATCCGGTTGCGTGGGCCGAGGCTAAGGACTTGCAACGCCTCCGGCCCCTACAGCTCCATCGTTCTCGGCATCCGCGAGCGCGCGGGCTAGGGTCAATATCTCGCGCCGAACGCGGTGTTCGGCGATGCGGCAAAACGATTGGGCGAGTTCCAATCCTTCGTTGGTCACCATGAAGGCGTTCAAGGTCCGCGCCCTCGCCTCATCGACATGACCCTGCTCATCGTCCATGCCCTCGAAGAAGTAGGTGATGGGGACTCGGAGAAAGACGGCTGCCTCATAGAGCTTGCTCGCGCTGACCCGGTTTGCGCCAAGCTCATACTTCTGGATTTGTTGGAAAGTGAGGCCAAGGCCGACTGCGAGTTCAGTTTGGCTTAGCCCGAGTGATCGACGGCGCATCCGCAATCTCAGGCCTACATATGCATCGACAGCGTGAGCCTCTACGCAAGGCTGTTTGCCCATTCTCTTGACCTAGTACAGTTCGTGCTTTTGCACGCCTAACACGCATCGCCTTTGGATGCGATCTAGGGCAAAATCTATGGTTGTGGTGGAAGAATTATTTTTGATCAGAACTGGCTGTGTACATCCGGCCGGTGAAGAACTGCCACAGCCGCACCATCGCCCAGGTGTCCAGTTCGCAGTAGCGCTCTAGCTGCCGCCGCAGCACGGCCCGCCGCTCCGGCGCGGTCTCGGGTCGGATCGCTTCGAGATAGGCCTCCTGCGCCATCCCGCCGTGCTGGACGCCTTCCAAATCTTGATAACGCAGGTCGGGGGCGATGGCTGGCAGCACGGCCTTGATGCTCCAACTGCCCTTCTGGCTGGGATGGTAGAAATGCTCGCGTGCCAGGGGCAACAAGTCCACCAAGCGCCCCGCGATGCCCCTGAGAGCCGCTGCAAGGGTAGGGAACTGCTCTGCGAGCGCCAGGATAACCCCGCGCTCGAAAGCAGCGTTGTAGGCGAAGATTACGCCCTGGCTCCCGCAGGCGTGGATCAGCGCATGGGCCAGGCGCTCGGACGGGTTGTCACCCGTCAGGTCCAAGAAGTCCACGTGCTCGAAAGTGTCTTCGGCGGGCATGACATGCAGGCTGAACTGGAAGGGGATTTGCTGAAAGGGTTTGGTGCCCGCCCAAATGGGAACGGCGAACTGGATGGTCTCGAAGTCAAGGAAATAGGCCGGAAAACCGTAGGGCTTGAGCGCCGCCGCAGCAGCGACGGCGTTGAAATAGACCGCGTTGGAAAGCGTGTGCTGCTTCACGCGGAGTTGGATGGGATTGAGCAGATTGTCGGGTACCTGGGTTAGGTCCCGCACGCCCTGTTCCTCGATCAGCGCCTTCAGCGCGCCCGAGGTGACACGCGGCAACCATGCGGAAGGAAATTGCGGATCGGGGTCGAGTTGGGCGCAGAATTGCGCGAAGCCGCATTCCACGGGGGCCTTGCAATGGCGTCCTCGACGGACATCCGGCATGTCGCCAGCCAACACCACGTTCGCCTGCTCGATCCAGGCCGATACGCGCGCTGCGCCCTCTTGAGCTTGGACCGTGACATCGCGCTCGATGAGCAAGCCCCGATATTCGCCGTCACCGGGATAGACCCATGACGTGTCGATATGGGCGACCGACACTTCATCAATCTTCACGCCTGCGGCGTCGGCGACGAACACCTGAACCGCGACGTCATCGAGATAATGGTCTTTGACGCCGCCCGACGATTTGACCTCGATAAGACGCCAAGCGCGTTCGCCGGTGGAGGCAGGAGAAGCCGGGGCGAGGATATCGGCGAAGATCAGCGTCCCGCCCGCTGAGAAGCCCGCCTCGAAGATCGGATTGTCGGCAGCGAGAAGTTCGGCGGTTCTGGCGAAGGCAGGCTCTTGCCCTTCGCTGCGATCCACAAGCACGCCTCGACGTTCCGGGTCGAAGAGCGCGCGCGCGATTTCGCCAACGCGGTGTCCTGCTTCGATCAACGCGGCACTGCCGTCGGAGGGGCTGCGGGCTGCGGGCTTGTGAACGTCGAGCCATAGCCGCCGACGGCAGTGTCCCAGGGCGAGCAGTTTGGACTTGGAGAGAGCTTGCATGGGATCTCCGTGCGACCGCGACAGCCTAGCTGGAAATGGGTTCGCTGGTCCCCTGGAGCGCCAGGAGGTCATTCAGCAGAAAAGATCGGTAATCCTCGGCGATTTCGACATCGGTCGGCATCCGGCCTAGTCGGGCGCGCAGGCGATCCTGTAGCCGGGGGGAGATGCCTAGAGTGCGGAACAGCAGGTGTCGTTTCCGAGCTTCCCGCATCACCCGGCTGACCGGTTTCATCCAGTCATAATCGGTAACCGACATGCCTGTAGGCGGATGCGGTGAGGACAAGTCGTGCTGATCCAAAGGCTCGTATTCCGATGGAGACAGCACGAACAGGCGATAGTGGAATGGGTTGCCCGCTGTCGGTCGGACACTGATCTTCAGCAGCGACACCGCCTTGCGGATAGTGGCGGGCGTAAAGGTGCGAGGGCGCATCGGGGAACGCAGAGGACATAGAGCGCCCATGGTCGCTCTATGTCCTTCTGTTTCTAGGCCTTGGCCTTGCTCTTGAAGTTGCGCTGCCGCTCGACGGCCGCAGCGGCCGCCACGGCGTCGAGTTCACCGGCCTCGACAGCTTGGGTCAGCGTGTCGATCACGGCGGGCAGCGCTTCCAGGTTGTCGACCGAAATCGCCGTCATGCCCTTGGCCAGTTCCAGGGGCTTAGCGCCGTAGCGCACAGTGAAGGCCAGGTTGCCGCTGGCGTCGGTGAACCAGCCGCGACGGACTTTGCGCGGGGCCTCAACGCGGTGGCTATTGCCGGCTCCGTCCTTGCGCGTGACCATGCGCGTCGGGTTGTATGCTGGACCACCCAGCTTCTCGGTCACGAGAGCCTTCTGGTCGGTCAGGTAGCGGACCAGCTTTTCGCGGTTGCGGGTCTTGGCATCCGCCGGAGTAGGCTTGGCGGCCACCAGCTTGAGCGTCTTGAGCATCGACATCGGGAACTCCTTTACGGGGTTGCGGTGTCGCGGCTCTAATGCCGTGTTCCAGAAGAGCGACCAAAAGGTTCAGCGGTTGCGCCTACCGTAGCCACTCGATCCGACGGCTGAGCGTTATCGCCTCCGTCCCCATCGCGCAGGCATAGACCAGTAAGTCGACGCCAGCATCTGCCGCCCTAGTCAAGGCCAGAGCGAAGGCTGGGTCATGGTCAGCGCAGGCGCTGAAGGTGTCGCAGTCCTCGCGCTGGACGACGAATAGGACCGCCGCTCGATCGCCTTGGGCTACTTGCGCTGCCAGATCGGCGAGGTGTCGGGTAGAGCGTTCAGCCTTGCAATCCGGAAATTCGGCGAGGCCGTTAGTCATTGAAAAGTGGCAATTTTTCACTTCGAGCCAAAGTCTCCCGCTAGGTTGTGAATGCTCAACACATGTGTTGACCTCCAGCCAGCACGGCGCGCGGCCCTCGCCGGTCAGCAGGAAGTCCACCCGGCTGGCCTCGCCGTACTTCACCTCGGGGCGCACCGTGTCGTAGCCGGTCAGTTCTGGGATCGCGCCGGCCGCCAGGGCCTCGGCGACCAGCTTGTTGGGCAAGAGGGTGTTGATCCCGACCAGGGCGTTTCCCTGCTCGACCATCTGCAGGGTGTAGGCGAGCTTGCGCTTGGGATCGGGCGACCACGAGGCCCAGGCGACCAGGCCCGGCTCGCGCACGCCCAGCATGGCGCCGGGGTTGGGGCAGTGGGCCGTGACCTCTTGCCCGTCGTCCAGGACGAGGTCGGCGAAGAAGCGCTTGTAGCGCGACACCAATCGGCCGCGAACGAGCGGTTGCGGGAGCAGCATGCGAAGCCTAAGTCGATCCTGAAAAGCAAACGGCGATGTAGGGGATAGCGACGATGACGGCCACCCAATCCGAGCGCGTGACGGCGGCGGTGATGATCATCGGCGACGAGATCCTGTCCGGGCGCACCCAGGACACCAACCTCGCGGCCATCGCCAAGTATCTGGCGACCTATGGCGTGGATCTCTGCGAAGCGCGCGTGGTGCCGGACGTCGAGCAGGAGATCATCGACGCGGTCAACGCCCTGCGCACCAAGTACGACTATGTGATCACCACGGGCGGCATCGGCCCGACCCACGACGACATCACCGCCGACTCGATCGCCAAGGCCTTCGGCGTGACCGCGCCCGAGCATCCCGAGATCATGGCCATGCTGCGCGAGCGCTGGGGCGAGCCGAACGCCGCCCGCCGTCGCATGGCGCATGTGCCGGAAGGCGGCAGCCTGGTGAAGAACCCCGTCCAAGGCCCGCCCGGCTTCCAGAAGGAGAACGTCTTCGTCCTGGCCGGCGTGCCGGCGATCATGCGCGGCATGCTGGAAGACGTCGGCCCGCGCCTGCGGACCGGGGCGGTGGTGCTGAGCAAGACGGTGCGGGTTACCGGCACGGGCGAGGGCGTCATCGCCGCGCCGCTGGAGGCGGTCGCCAAGGCGCACCCGGAGATGTCGCTGGGCAGCTATCCGTTCTTCAGCCCGCCCGACGTCTATGGCGCGAACCTGGTGCTGCGTGGCCGTGACGCGACCGAGCTGGACGCGGCCGAGGCCGAGCTGATCGCGGCCCTGGAAGAGGCCGGCGCCAAGAATATCGAGCGCGTGGCCAACCCGTCCTAGGGCGAAGGAGGCTATTCGTCGTCGGCGATGGCCTTGGCCAGGTCGGCCAGGTGGCGGCGCATGCCGGTCGAGCGGATGCCGACATAGGCGCGGGCCAGTTCGGGGCCGCCGGGCGTCGACCAGAACTCGGCCATCTCGTTGGCGAGGTCGGCGGCGGTGGTGTCGGCGCCTTCCGGGTCGTCCAGGCCTTCGAAGAAGAAGCCGATCGGCGTCTTCAGGAACATGGCCGTGGCGTGCAGCTTGCTGGCGCTGATGCGGTTGGCGCCGCCCTCGTACTTCTGCACCTGCTGGAACGTCAGTCCCAAGGCGTCGGCCAGCGCTTGCTGGGAGTAACCCAGATCCTTGCGCCGCATTCGCAGCCGGCGCCCGACGTGGACATCGACGGGATCGGGGGTCTTGTCATCAGCCATGGGTCAAGCACTCGAACGCAACAGAGGACGGACGATAGTCGCACCCGACGATCGGGCAAGCCGCTCGTCGCGCCAGGAGTGCTTAAGGGCATACGCGACCGAACCGAGCTAGCCACTTTTGTCCGATCCGATGGACGCCATCAGATCGAAAAGGGCTCCGGCCGACCGATCGCCGCGTGCGCCGCAGGCTCTCCTAGAAACCGGCGCAATTCTGACGAGAGTCGAGCGATCTAGAAATGACTATTACAGTCTAGGTCGTCGATTCAGCCGACACGGGAAGTCGGGTTGCCCACTCTGCCGTGGGTAGCTGCTTTTGCGAAGGGAAATCGTTTGCTTGCGGAGACTTGCATTCGCCGCGGTTGGTAGGGACGGTGGGACTCGAACCCACACGGATTGCTCCAACGGATTTTAAGTCCGGCGCGTCTACCGATTCCGCCACGTCCCCGTCTTCCCGACCCCTTAAGCCATCGCGGCTTCGGGGTCGAGAAGGGGGCGGCGAGAAGGGGCGGTCCGGCGGGCGCGGATTTCTGTTCCGCCCCGAACAAGGTCTTCGGTCATGACCAGGATGTAACTTGCCTTGGTGGCGTCGGTCGGCTTGTTCAATCTCCAGTTTCGCTAGCGCCTAAGCTTCCAGGCTTGCGTTGGATAAGGGCCGCCCGCGTGGGGCTGGCGGCGCGCCAGGGGATGTAAATGCGTCTTTTCGTTTCCATGATCGGGTTGTCCTTGGTCGTCGCGACGGCCGCTTTCGCGCAGACCGCGCCGGATTCGTCGGCTTCGCCCGCCACGCCGACGGTCGAGAAGAAGAAGGAAAAGCGCGTCTGCCGCGACGAGACTCCCACGGGCAGCCATTTCCCGGTGAAGGTCTGTACGACGGCTGAGCAACGCAAGGCGCAGAGCGGCGTCGCCCAGCGCGCCCAGGAGACGATGCAGGCGCCGTCGCCGACCATTCCCAACTGAGTCTCGACGTCAGGGTTTGGCGTGCTAGCGTCCCTTCCAGTTATCGGAGGGGACGTTCGAAGATGCGTGGAATGAATGAGGTCGCGGTTCTGGCGGCCGCCATGGGGCTGTTGGCCGGCGGCGCGGCCAGCGCGGCCGAGGTGACGGCGGTCAGCGCCGCGCGCCTGCTGGACGTGGCCTCGGGCAAATATGTCGACAACCCGCTGGTCGTCGTCACCGACGGCCGGATCACCGCCGTGGGCAAGAAGGGCGACGCCGTTCCCAAGGGCGCCAAGGTGGTCGACCTGCCGAACGCGACCCTGCTGCCGGGCCTGATCGACATGCACGTGCACCTCGATAGTTTGGCCGAGGTCGGCGGTTACAACAGCCTGCAGTACAGCGACCGCTTCTGGAGCGTGGTCCAGACGGCCAACGCCAAGAAGACGCTGGAGGCCGGCTTCACCACCGTGCGCAATGTCGGCTCGGCCGACTTCGACGACGTGGGCCTGCGCGAGGCGATCGACGCCGGCTACGTGCCGGGGCCGCGCGTGGTGACGGCCTCGTGGGCGATCGGCGCAACGGGCGGCCACTGCGACTCGACCTTCTTCCCGCCGTCGATGGACGAGAAGGGCCCCTACAATATCGACAGCCCCGACGAGGCGCGGAAGGCTGTCCGGACGCTGAAGAAGTACGGCGCCCAGGTGATCAAGATCTGCGCCACGGGCGGGGTCTTCTCGCGCGGCGACGAGCCGGGCCAGCAGCAGCTGACCTATGACGAGATGCACGCCGTGGCCGACGAGGCGCACATGGCGGGCCTGAAGGTCGCCGCCCACGCCCACGGCGCGGCGGGCATCCGCGAGGCGATCAAGGCCGGCATCGACACCATCGAGCACGCCAGCCTGGTCGACGATGAGGGAATCAAACTGGCGGTCCAGCACGGGACCTACTTCTCGATGGACATCTACAACACCGACTACACCCAGGCCGAGGGCAAGAAGAACGGCGTGCTGGAGGACAACCTGCGCAAGGATCGCGACATCGGCGAGATCCAGCGGCAGAACTTCAAGAAGGCCCTGAAGGCCGGGGTGAAGATGGTCTACGGCACCGACGCGGGCGTCTATCCGCACGGCGGCAACGCCAAGCAGTTCGCGATCATGGTCCGTTATGGCGCCACGCCCCTGCAGGCGATCCAGTCGGCGACGATCACCGCCGCCGAGGCCCTGGGCCAGAGCAAGGATGTCGGCCAGGTCGCCACGGGCCGCTATGGCGACATCATCGCGGTGTCGGGTGATCCGCTCACGGATGTCACGGTGCTGGAAAAGCCGGTCTTCGTGATGAAGGGCGGCGCGGTCTACCGGCGGCCTTGAGAAAAGATTTCCAGCGCGAAACTAAGTTTCGCGCTGGAAATCAAATTCAG encodes:
- a CDS encoding recombinase family protein — translated: MLVGYARVSTTEQSLEVQLDQLAQAGVEKVFSEQRSGKRAANRPELQRALDFCREGDTFVVTRLDRFARSAADLHRTVEQLTAKGVGFRCLQQGGIDTTTTHGKLMLGILAAVAEFELDIRQERQREGIENAKAKGVYRGRKASIDRNAVKRMSLDGMSARSIAERLGCSPASIYRLAGKPAGNALNL
- a CDS encoding flagellin, which produces MASINTNAAANQARQALAAAQKELATSRTRIATGKAIGSAKDNGAIHSIATMMTAERSGWTVANDSLARGQSLIATASAGLDAVSDLLRKAREKAVAYRDTSLSTQAKAAIRADIEALLRQIDRTALRTEFDGKKPLADTLTPTTVTQTTTTYTTVTSPYTPPAMSNLVGYTSGSGSRTFAVNGGAAAGRIDLDIDTYSALDVVEVWQGAQRVAATGQPYVSGGAAVGPGAPVTYQNVLSFDYDPANGQSLEFRFNENFGGSGWQINNVVLTPTDPLPTPTTTTTTTSVLASVATNYEFVRSSIGDLEGVAARPMTLNALKLDAIDWNEPAQLFSSLDAALGQAVEAATYYGERASSFDRLIEQNGRLADALETGVGNLVDADLGRESAKLQAGQIKESVATKALAIANAAPQWILSLFKG
- a CDS encoding AAA family ATPase codes for the protein MRDVEFKKWLEDRGANTEAGRNTRTYAVRSIQNKLSELGSPHADLEAAWADDRFAQLRARLKRMREDFTAGGEDFRILMPRSERPHNRLSSWGSWLAQYGQFLDGEPHGDTDADRIRHYVLEHYIEPGRERGDGKVDVLVRNVNEALKLNQAWPNICQTLIGRKFLEMADLSPPERIGAHQSSATVFRFNLDPVDEVQKPSRPFTLFDKSGQGYQPTRTSHGSGISTYDIQRPGTSNRANDAERVETIAEVARAMLVEGRLARVKRIDNKGPTNYVGYGKQKLVRYQLDPAIAAELGVPASGSVAEPVSWLAERKVVPMTAEPTNLILFGPPGTGKTYATASEAVRLCGEPVPADREELMTAYHRLADTGRIEFVTFHQSTAYEDFVEGLRPTQVTDGGAAGFELKPELGIFRRIARRAETSTGTGSVSFSVADRKIFKMSIGEVANSDDSYLFEEAIDGGYALLGFEDIDWSNPRFGDREAIIDALRTAGANDGEPNALSGRVQMPFIFRNEVKRGDIIVVSKGNRLFRAIGEVTGDYQFEPRKGGGYAHRRAVRWLWVDRTGAATSEIYARSFTQKSIYALTKADLNIPALERYISSQQDTGSGAPEPFVLVIDEINRANISKVFGELITLLEVDKRLGQPNALKVRLPYSGDVFGVPANLHIIGTMNTADRSIALLDTALRRRFEFRELMPDASLLGTVDGIDVAALLAIINERVEYLFDREHQIGHAYFIGCKTRDDLDAVMRHKVIPLLAEYFYEDWAKVAAVLGDGDDGEGDRQGRFINRRRLKAPHGLGGNEDVAPRYRWSVRDTFSYDGFASA
- a CDS encoding DUF2779 domain-containing protein, coding for MQALSKSKLLALGHCRRRLWLDVHKPAARSPSDGSAALIEAGHRVGEIARALFDPERRGVLVDRSEGQEPAFARTAELLAADNPIFEAGFSAGGTLIFADILAPASPASTGERAWRLIEVKSSGGVKDHYLDDVAVQVFVADAAGVKIDEVSVAHIDTSWVYPGDGEYRGLLIERDVTVQAQEGAARVSAWIEQANVVLAGDMPDVRRGRHCKAPVECGFAQFCAQLDPDPQFPSAWLPRVTSGALKALIEEQGVRDLTQVPDNLLNPIQLRVKQHTLSNAVYFNAVAAAAALKPYGFPAYFLDFETIQFAVPIWAGTKPFQQIPFQFSLHVMPAEDTFEHVDFLDLTGDNPSERLAHALIHACGSQGVIFAYNAAFERGVILALAEQFPTLAAALRGIAGRLVDLLPLAREHFYHPSQKGSWSIKAVLPAIAPDLRYQDLEGVQHGGMAQEAYLEAIRPETAPERRAVLRRQLERYCELDTWAMVRLWQFFTGRMYTASSDQK
- a CDS encoding helix-turn-helix domain-containing protein — protein: MGKQPCVEAHAVDAYVGLRLRMRRRSLGLSQTELAVGLGLTFQQIQKYELGANRVSASKLYEAAVFLRVPITYFFEGMDDEQGHVDEARARTLNAFMVTNEGLELAQSFCRIAEHRVRREILTLARALADAENDGAVGAGGVASP
- a CDS encoding McrC family protein, with the protein product MIRRTLLEWESIRYGDAADEIPVLAAERIAAVASASPLASRRGGILEHGRKAIRARGVVGVIAASGCTLEILPKIDVPGEEGGRATGNIRRRLVHMLAVALDLKIEAGQITALDWQRETMLEILVRLFSEKLVDAVRQGIPRRYVEHADDLPVLRGRLNVTRQFTTLAVAPSRLACRYDALTPDIALNRIMKAAITRLSRIARTPDNQHRLRELAFAYADIAPVPVPALRWRDVVLDRTNERWRELLNLARLLLGERFQTTSGGGSEGFSLMFEMNTLFEEYVARMLRSALSHTDLRVVSQGGRLYCLEDEDRRQIFQTRPDILIKRGDAVLQVIDTKWKRITGRIDDPKRGVSQADVYQMMAYGRLYQCGKLTLLYPHHRETGCEEGLIGNYAVNSSSDRLELFSIDLSHSDRLKARLAAACLPRGAEPEN